One genomic segment of Mesoterricola silvestris includes these proteins:
- a CDS encoding LolA family protein, with amino-acid sequence MRQTVVLATALLGAQVLAAAEPPAWWKAFTAAPRMAAGFIQESDSAVFGKLKRTGILRLAKGGRLRVEYQKGLLLVADGRKLVQYDAEARTAQKVDLRSASKDAPLLWVLLDPAALDKVFAVKPGAGPDAFTLEPRKAGLPKVSLEGKGGMPLRISWVDPTGARQVLEFLSPHVPAPFAADTFAFKAPAGTRWIATPGSRE; translated from the coding sequence ATGCGTCAGACGGTGGTTCTCGCGACGGCCCTCCTGGGGGCCCAGGTCCTTGCGGCGGCGGAACCTCCCGCCTGGTGGAAGGCCTTCACCGCCGCCCCCCGCATGGCGGCGGGCTTCATCCAGGAATCCGACAGCGCCGTGTTCGGCAAGCTCAAGCGCACCGGCATCCTCCGCCTGGCCAAGGGCGGGCGCCTGCGGGTGGAGTACCAGAAGGGGCTCCTGCTGGTGGCCGACGGCCGCAAGCTGGTCCAGTACGACGCCGAGGCCCGCACCGCCCAGAAGGTGGACCTGCGCAGCGCCTCCAAGGACGCGCCGCTCCTGTGGGTCCTGCTGGATCCCGCCGCCCTGGACAAGGTGTTCGCCGTCAAGCCCGGCGCCGGGCCCGACGCCTTCACCCTGGAACCCCGCAAGGCCGGCCTGCCCAAGGTGAGCCTGGAAGGGAAGGGGGGCATGCCCCTGCGCATCAGCTGGGTGGATCCCACCGGCGCCCGGCAGGTGCTGGAATTCCTGTCGCCCCACGTGCCCGCGCCCTTCGCCGCGGACACCTTCGCCTTCAAGGCCCCCGCGGGAACCCGGTGGATCGCTACCCCAGGGTCGCGTGAATGA
- a CDS encoding NAD(P)H-hydrate dehydratase: MIPLLTAREMRDLEHRAIQGWGIPSLVLQEHAALGALALLPGEGPLHVLAGPGNNGGDALALARLARLRGRDVEVWTLDPEPAWKGDAALQARLWTGLGGTFRFAADPRGAAAGFRGWVVDGLFGLGTRLPLGGAALAWVEALEGARVLALDLPSGLDPGSPEPAGPAVRASRTAAFGHLKICHGLRPARDFCGEITLVPIPLQGAPGAAMRLLERPRPRPGGWDAHKGDFGHVAIRAGSPGMSGAAVLAALGALRMGAGLVTVLTDASVRAEVAGQVPEAMVRAWEGAVPAGVDAVLAGPGGVTEVPGWEGPLVVDASALREGEGPRWMERADTVITPHPGEFLRLFGPGDGDRTVRARAVATGPGVLVLKGAQTLVAGGGLAEIWANPTGHPGLATGGSGDFLAGMVAAAAAGWRRNPAGRTLREAAAAAVWLHGAAADRLGPGPILIRDLGPSLAALLRDIHSEDHHA, translated from the coding sequence ATGATTCCGCTTCTCACCGCCCGGGAAATGAGGGACCTGGAACACAGGGCCATCCAGGGCTGGGGCATCCCCTCCCTGGTGCTCCAGGAGCATGCCGCCCTGGGCGCGCTGGCCCTGCTGCCAGGGGAGGGGCCCCTGCACGTGCTGGCGGGCCCCGGGAACAACGGGGGCGACGCCCTCGCCCTGGCGCGGCTGGCGCGGCTCCGGGGCCGGGACGTGGAGGTGTGGACCCTGGACCCCGAACCCGCCTGGAAGGGCGACGCGGCCCTGCAGGCCCGGCTGTGGACGGGCCTGGGCGGGACCTTCCGGTTCGCGGCCGATCCCCGGGGGGCCGCCGCGGGCTTCCGGGGGTGGGTGGTGGACGGCCTCTTCGGCCTGGGCACGCGCCTGCCGCTGGGCGGCGCCGCCCTGGCCTGGGTGGAGGCCCTGGAGGGGGCGCGGGTGCTGGCCCTGGACCTGCCCTCGGGGCTGGACCCCGGCTCCCCCGAACCCGCCGGCCCCGCCGTGCGGGCCTCGCGCACCGCCGCCTTCGGGCACCTGAAGATCTGCCACGGCCTGCGACCGGCCCGGGACTTCTGCGGGGAGATCACCCTCGTGCCCATCCCCCTGCAGGGCGCCCCCGGGGCCGCCATGCGCCTCCTGGAGCGGCCCCGGCCCCGCCCGGGGGGGTGGGACGCCCACAAGGGCGACTTCGGCCACGTGGCCATCCGCGCGGGATCCCCGGGCATGTCCGGCGCCGCGGTGCTGGCGGCCCTGGGCGCCCTGCGCATGGGGGCGGGCCTGGTGACGGTGCTCACGGACGCCTCGGTGCGGGCCGAGGTGGCCGGCCAGGTGCCCGAGGCCATGGTGCGGGCCTGGGAGGGCGCCGTGCCCGCGGGCGTCGACGCGGTGCTGGCGGGGCCCGGCGGGGTCACGGAGGTGCCCGGCTGGGAGGGCCCGCTGGTGGTGGACGCTTCCGCCCTCCGGGAGGGGGAGGGCCCCCGGTGGATGGAACGCGCGGACACCGTCATCACCCCCCATCCCGGCGAATTCCTGCGGCTCTTCGGTCCCGGGGACGGGGACCGGACGGTCCGGGCCCGGGCCGTGGCCACGGGGCCCGGGGTCCTGGTGCTCAAGGGCGCCCAGACCCTGGTGGCCGGGGGCGGGCTGGCCGAGATATGGGCGAACCCCACGGGGCACCCGGGCCTGGCCACGGGCGGGTCCGGGGATTTCCTGGCCGGCATGGTGGCCGCCGCCGCCGCGGGCTGGCGCCGGAATCCCGCCGGGCGCACCCTGCGGGAGGCCGCGGCCGCCGCGGTGTGGCTCCACGGGGCCGCCGCGGACCGCCTGGGCCCCGGGCCCATCCTCATCCGCGACCTGGGCCCGTCCCTGGCCGCCCTGCTCAGGGACATCCATTCGGAGGACCACCATGCCTGA
- a CDS encoding cobalamin B12-binding domain-containing protein: MSTTPIRVIIAKPGLDGHDRGAKVVARALRDAGMEVIYTGLRQTPAQIVAAVEQEDAQVLGMSILSGAHNQIFPEVMRLLKEKGIDDVLVFAGGIIPDEDIPALKEAGIRAIFQPGTNTDDVVTFIHATLG; the protein is encoded by the coding sequence ATGTCCACTACCCCCATCCGCGTGATCATCGCCAAGCCGGGCCTCGACGGGCACGACCGCGGGGCCAAGGTCGTGGCGCGGGCCCTGCGCGACGCGGGCATGGAAGTGATCTACACCGGCCTGAGGCAGACCCCCGCCCAGATCGTGGCCGCGGTGGAGCAGGAGGACGCGCAGGTCCTGGGCATGAGCATCCTCAGCGGCGCCCACAACCAGATCTTCCCCGAGGTCATGCGGCTCCTGAAGGAGAAGGGCATCGACGACGTGCTGGTGTTCGCCGGCGGCATCATCCCCGACGAGGACATCCCCGCGCTCAAGGAAGCCGGCATCAGGGCCATCTTCCAGCCCGGCACCAACACCGACGACGTGGTGACCTTCATTCACGCGACCCTGGGGTAG
- a CDS encoding 2-oxoacid:ferredoxin oxidoreductase subunit beta produces MTATATVPTNKIGLTKQDYVGAKSTLCPGCGHDAITSQVIQAAWEMNLEPHRVAKLSGIGCSSKTPTYFMSQAWGFNSVHGRAAAVCTGAALANRSLINLLASGDGDSMSIGMGQLVHMIRRNVPVVYILEDNGVYGLTKGQFSATADVGSTLKHGDVNEITPIDPCTLAMELGCGFVARSFSGNPKQLGTILKAALAYEGTALIDVISPCVTFNNHDSSTKSYKNAKDREMPLQELGFVPYYDAEEVDIEAGEAMEVGLPDGSRLTFRAIDKDFDPTDRFAAMKAVHEAHDRGEFLTGILHIKTGKPILHDFTHTVDEVLATIPQAKVKPGPEVLAECMRELM; encoded by the coding sequence ATGACCGCCACCGCCACCGTCCCCACCAACAAGATCGGCCTCACCAAGCAGGACTACGTGGGCGCCAAGTCCACCCTGTGTCCCGGCTGCGGCCACGACGCCATCACCTCCCAGGTGATCCAGGCCGCCTGGGAGATGAACCTCGAGCCCCACCGCGTCGCCAAGCTCAGCGGCATCGGGTGCTCCAGCAAGACCCCCACCTACTTCATGAGCCAGGCCTGGGGCTTCAACTCCGTGCACGGCCGCGCCGCCGCGGTGTGCACCGGCGCCGCCCTGGCCAACCGCAGCCTCATCAACCTCCTGGCCAGCGGCGACGGCGACTCCATGTCCATCGGCATGGGCCAGCTGGTGCACATGATCCGGCGCAACGTCCCCGTGGTCTACATCCTGGAGGACAACGGCGTCTACGGCCTCACCAAGGGCCAGTTCAGCGCCACCGCCGACGTGGGCTCCACCCTCAAGCACGGCGACGTGAACGAGATCACCCCCATCGATCCCTGCACCCTGGCCATGGAGCTGGGCTGCGGCTTCGTGGCGCGCAGCTTCAGCGGCAACCCCAAGCAGCTGGGCACGATCCTCAAGGCCGCCCTGGCCTACGAAGGCACCGCCCTCATCGACGTCATCAGCCCCTGCGTGACCTTCAACAACCACGACAGCTCCACCAAGTCCTACAAGAACGCCAAGGACCGGGAGATGCCCCTGCAGGAGCTGGGCTTCGTGCCCTACTACGACGCCGAGGAAGTGGATATCGAGGCCGGCGAGGCCATGGAGGTGGGCCTCCCCGACGGCTCCCGCCTCACCTTCCGGGCCATCGACAAGGACTTCGACCCCACGGACCGCTTCGCGGCCATGAAGGCCGTGCACGAGGCCCACGACCGGGGCGAATTCCTCACCGGCATCCTCCACATCAAGACCGGCAAGCCCATCCTCCACGACTTCACCCACACCGTGGACGAGGTCCTGGCCACGATCCCCCAGGCCAAGGTCAAGCCCGGCCC
- the lexA gene encoding transcriptional repressor LexA, translating into MKGRTGIFLNIEAKKKGLTGVPVSSILWVMKPMDLTKRQLAVLQFIRKFLETEERSPTLKEIAEGVGSSAVSTIHKHVQHLMDKGFLDRSHGKGNNIVLAQEPAAAPRELASSEWGHEDGKRARSVPFCGDVAAGQPLLPESRAIPLEVPTCIHRDRQELFVLRVRGDSMVEDSILDGDLVVLQRRGDYRNGDRVVALIDGEEATLKEFRKDPQGVWLIPHNPDLSPKCFAPDRIAIQGVLVGVMRSC; encoded by the coding sequence ATGAAAGGCCGCACGGGAATTTTTTTGAACATCGAGGCGAAAAAAAAGGGATTGACGGGGGTCCCGGTTTCGTCTATCTTATGGGTTATGAAGCCAATGGACCTTACGAAACGCCAGCTTGCGGTGCTGCAGTTCATTCGGAAGTTTCTCGAAACCGAAGAGCGGAGCCCCACCCTGAAGGAAATTGCCGAGGGGGTCGGCTCCAGTGCCGTAAGCACCATTCATAAACACGTGCAGCACCTCATGGACAAGGGGTTCCTGGACCGCAGCCACGGGAAGGGCAACAACATCGTCCTCGCCCAGGAGCCGGCCGCGGCGCCCCGGGAGCTGGCCTCCAGCGAATGGGGCCACGAGGATGGCAAGCGGGCCCGGTCCGTGCCGTTCTGCGGCGACGTGGCCGCCGGCCAGCCTCTGCTGCCCGAATCCCGGGCCATCCCCCTGGAGGTGCCCACCTGCATCCACCGGGACCGGCAGGAGCTGTTCGTCCTGCGGGTGCGGGGGGATTCCATGGTGGAGGATTCCATCCTGGACGGGGACCTGGTGGTGCTCCAGCGCCGCGGGGACTACCGCAACGGGGACCGGGTGGTGGCCCTCATCGACGGGGAGGAGGCGACCCTCAAGGAGTTCCGCAAGGACCCCCAGGGCGTGTGGCTCATTCCCCACAACCCGGATCTCTCGCCGAAATGCTTCGCCCCCGACCGCATCGCCATCCAGGGCGTCCTGGTGGGCGTCATGCGCAGCTGCTGA
- a CDS encoding HNH endonuclease has protein sequence MTHKADKPPGISVIAVDRNYVPMMEVARRKAIRAVASGRAQVLNPANLDRSEDPCGAIYLIIFPHAQACSESKLLMGRLDRRVMRRDHYTCQYEGCHNRADTIDHIIPLCQGGRSTWQNLVACCLLCNQHKGGRTPEQAGMRLKKVPEGPRAHLFRRFEEILKDGSAA, from the coding sequence ATGACGCACAAGGCGGACAAACCACCTGGAATCTCGGTCATCGCCGTGGACCGGAACTATGTGCCAATGATGGAGGTTGCCCGCCGAAAGGCCATCCGCGCGGTGGCCTCCGGCCGGGCCCAGGTGCTCAATCCCGCCAACCTGGACCGCTCCGAGGACCCCTGCGGCGCCATCTACCTCATCATCTTCCCCCACGCCCAGGCCTGCTCGGAAAGCAAGCTCCTCATGGGCCGCCTGGACCGGCGGGTCATGCGCAGGGACCACTACACCTGCCAGTACGAAGGCTGCCACAACCGCGCCGACACCATCGACCACATCATCCCCCTGTGCCAGGGGGGCCGGTCCACCTGGCAGAACCTGGTGGCCTGCTGCCTCCTGTGCAACCAGCACAAGGGCGGCCGCACCCCGGAGCAGGCCGGCATGCGCCTCAAGAAGGTGCCCGAAGGCCCCCGGGCCCACCTGTTCCGGCGCTTCGAAGAGATCCTCAAAGACGGCTCGGCGGCGTAG
- a CDS encoding 2-oxoacid:acceptor oxidoreductase subunit alpha, protein MLTQSATVEAVDGGTLVNDFSIEVATVNGSGSQTANIVLMRTIFQMGVPVSGKNLFPSNIAGLPTWFQIRANHKGYKARKAGIDLMICMNPETAKEDVAKVRPGTLLIYDEPLKLDALRSDLHFCAVPFQKLVAAACPEPKLHKLVKNMIYVGVAAQMLDLDMDEVKAAIAKQLDGKQKAIDLNQGAVQAGFDWAAAEAPRQNRLKIVRDDKTQGQIIVDGNTACALGAMFAGVTVVAWYPITPSSSAIENLIDYAKVYRKDPVTGKLNVAIVQMEDEIASAGVVVGAGWAGARAMTATSGPGISLMSEFIGLGYFAECPGVFLDVTRMGPSTGLPTRTSQGDVELCAKCSHGDTLHICLYPGSMEECFQFTYQAFDLAERYQTPVFVVSDLDLGMQNWASQPFAYPEGDFDRGKVLGEEELKVIQDWGRYKDVDGDGVCQRTLPGTPGGKGAYFARGTGHNPYALYSEKPEEFLATVDRLKKKFLTARASVPGPLLTGPGVQRGILAYGSSDPAVVEARDLLSEKHGKDTDYLRVRALPFTDAVEEFIASHDVVYVVEQNRDGQMTNLLREFFPQHSMRMKKVLHYDSTAITAQTIVDQINAAEN, encoded by the coding sequence ATGCTCACGCAATCCGCCACTGTTGAAGCCGTCGACGGGGGAACCCTGGTCAACGATTTCTCGATCGAGGTGGCCACCGTCAATGGATCCGGCTCCCAGACCGCGAACATCGTGCTCATGCGCACGATCTTCCAGATGGGCGTGCCCGTTTCCGGGAAGAACCTCTTCCCGTCGAACATCGCCGGCCTGCCCACCTGGTTCCAGATCCGGGCCAACCACAAGGGCTACAAGGCCCGCAAGGCTGGCATCGATCTGATGATCTGCATGAACCCCGAAACCGCCAAGGAGGACGTGGCCAAGGTCCGGCCGGGCACCCTGCTCATCTACGACGAGCCGCTGAAGCTGGACGCCCTGCGCTCCGACCTGCACTTCTGCGCCGTGCCCTTCCAGAAGCTGGTGGCCGCCGCCTGCCCCGAGCCCAAGCTCCACAAGCTGGTGAAGAACATGATCTACGTGGGCGTGGCCGCGCAGATGCTGGACCTGGACATGGACGAGGTGAAGGCCGCCATCGCCAAGCAGCTGGACGGCAAGCAGAAGGCCATCGATCTGAACCAGGGGGCGGTGCAGGCCGGCTTCGACTGGGCCGCCGCCGAGGCGCCCCGGCAGAACCGCCTGAAGATCGTCCGCGACGACAAGACCCAGGGCCAGATCATCGTCGACGGCAACACCGCCTGCGCCCTGGGCGCCATGTTCGCGGGGGTCACGGTGGTGGCCTGGTATCCCATCACCCCCAGCTCCTCGGCCATCGAGAACCTCATCGATTACGCCAAGGTCTACCGCAAGGATCCCGTCACCGGCAAGCTGAACGTCGCCATCGTCCAGATGGAGGACGAGATCGCGTCGGCCGGCGTGGTGGTGGGCGCGGGCTGGGCCGGGGCGCGGGCCATGACGGCCACCTCGGGTCCGGGCATCTCCCTCATGAGCGAGTTCATCGGGCTGGGCTACTTCGCCGAATGCCCCGGGGTCTTCCTGGACGTCACGCGCATGGGCCCCTCCACGGGCCTGCCCACCCGCACCAGCCAGGGCGACGTGGAGCTCTGCGCCAAGTGCAGCCACGGGGATACCCTCCACATCTGCCTCTACCCCGGCAGCATGGAGGAGTGCTTCCAGTTCACGTACCAGGCCTTCGACCTGGCCGAACGGTACCAGACCCCGGTCTTCGTGGTGTCCGACCTGGACCTGGGGATGCAGAACTGGGCCTCCCAGCCCTTCGCCTACCCCGAGGGCGACTTCGACCGGGGCAAGGTCCTGGGCGAGGAGGAGCTCAAGGTCATCCAGGACTGGGGCCGCTACAAGGACGTGGACGGCGACGGGGTCTGCCAGCGCACCCTGCCCGGCACCCCCGGCGGAAAGGGCGCCTACTTCGCCCGGGGCACCGGCCACAATCCCTACGCCCTCTACTCCGAGAAGCCCGAGGAGTTCCTGGCCACCGTGGACCGCCTGAAGAAGAAATTCCTCACCGCCCGCGCCTCGGTGCCCGGGCCGCTTCTCACCGGCCCCGGGGTGCAGCGGGGCATCCTGGCCTACGGGTCCAGCGACCCCGCCGTGGTGGAGGCCCGGGACCTGCTCTCGGAAAAGCACGGCAAGGACACCGACTACCTGCGGGTGCGGGCCCTGCCCTTCACGGACGCCGTGGAGGAATTCATCGCGTCCCACGACGTGGTCTACGTCGTGGAGCAGAACCGCGACGGCCAGATGACGAACCTGCTGCGGGAGTTCTTCCCCCAGCACTCCATGCGGATGAAGAAGGTCCTGCACTACGATTCCACCGCCATCACCGCCCAGACCATCGTCGATCAGATCAACGCCGCCGAGAACTGA
- a CDS encoding peptidylprolyl isomerase codes for MRKVLTVLLLSLPLLAAKPRVEITTTAGAFTVELEPDATPVTVANFMNYVKKGFYPGTIFHRVKKSAPAIIQGGGHTPDLAKKPTDASIKCEADLAKAKGLSNVRGTIAMARESLPDSAKAQFYINVKDNKALDFKARNLADFGYCVFGKVIKGMNVVDKIAAAKTGTQKGMADVPVSPVTITAVKEVK; via the coding sequence GTGCGAAAAGTCCTGACCGTCCTCCTCCTGAGCCTGCCCCTCCTGGCCGCCAAGCCCAGGGTGGAGATCACCACCACCGCCGGGGCCTTCACGGTGGAACTGGAACCCGACGCCACGCCCGTCACCGTGGCCAATTTCATGAACTACGTGAAGAAGGGCTTCTACCCCGGCACCATCTTCCACCGGGTGAAGAAGTCCGCCCCCGCCATCATCCAGGGCGGCGGCCACACCCCCGACCTGGCCAAGAAGCCCACCGACGCCTCCATCAAGTGCGAGGCGGACCTGGCCAAGGCCAAGGGCCTCAGCAACGTGCGGGGCACCATCGCCATGGCCCGGGAGAGCCTGCCCGACAGCGCCAAGGCCCAGTTCTACATCAACGTGAAGGACAACAAGGCCCTGGATTTCAAGGCCCGGAACCTCGCCGATTTCGGCTACTGCGTGTTCGGCAAGGTCATCAAGGGCATGAACGTGGTGGACAAGATCGCCGCCGCCAAGACCGGCACCCAGAAGGGCATGGCCGACGTTCCCGTGAGCCCCGTGACCATCACGGCGGTCAAGGAAGTGAAGTAA
- the tsaE gene encoding tRNA (adenosine(37)-N6)-threonylcarbamoyltransferase complex ATPase subunit type 1 TsaE yields the protein MPETRLLREEGATEALGAELARLTPPGGTWLLRGPLGAGKTTWTRGFVAGLGGDPDQVASPTYAVLHRYSCPAARIHHLDLYRLGEAGAWTLGLEETVTSADYLVVEWAGGPGPWPTPWVAELELEGEGDERTATWRLPEAL from the coding sequence ATGCCTGAAACACGCCTCCTGCGGGAGGAAGGGGCCACCGAGGCCCTGGGGGCCGAACTGGCCCGCCTGACCCCCCCCGGGGGGACCTGGCTCCTGCGCGGCCCCCTGGGGGCGGGCAAGACCACCTGGACCCGCGGCTTCGTGGCCGGCCTGGGGGGGGACCCCGACCAGGTGGCCTCCCCCACCTACGCCGTGCTCCACCGCTACAGTTGCCCCGCCGCCCGGATCCACCACCTGGACCTCTACCGCCTGGGCGAGGCCGGCGCCTGGACCTTGGGGCTGGAGGAGACGGTCACGTCCGCCGACTACCTGGTGGTGGAATGGGCCGGGGGCCCCGGTCCCTGGCCCACCCCATGGGTGGCCGAACTGGAACTGGAGGGGGAAGGGGACGAGCGTACCGCCACCTGGCGGCTGCCCGAAGCCCTTTAA